The Streptomyces sp. ICC1 DNA window TCGCGGTCTCCGCTTCGCCCGACGCGGAGTTCACGCTGCGTGCGGTGACGGTGCCGCCCGCCTGGTCGAAGGTCTCGGTCTGCAGTGCCGCACCGCTGAGCCAGGCGTCGTCGGTGACGTCCCGGCCTAGAGCATCGGTGAGGTGGACGCTGCGGGTGGTGCCGTCCTTGCGCTTGTCCCCGTTCATGCCGGTCCGGTACGTGGTACGGGACTGGGAGCGCGGGCCGTCCGTGCCGCTGCCGACGGTGGAGGTCACGGTGGTGAAGCCGCGGAAATCTCCCCAGGTGCGCGCTTTGGACTCGGTGAACTCACTGTCGTCACGGTGCCAGGCAGCGGGACCGTAGGTGTAGGCGGTGAGCTTCTGCGGCGCGTCCGTGGTGGTGTCGTTCTCGGTGACGGACTTGACCGTGTAGTGGTTGAACCAGTCCAGGACCGGGTCCGCGTTCGCGAGCGAACCCTGCGGGGACCACCGGACCGGATAGCAGGCCATCGTGTTGTTGTCTTCGGCGGCCGGCATCACCTTGTTGACGCGGGAGCATCCTGGCAGGTTGTAGTCCACGTTGAGGACGGCGCCGGTCTCGGTCTTGATCTGCTGGATCCGCGCGCGGTTCATGATCGGCGGTGCCGGTACCAGATCCGTGCCGTCGACCCGGTTGGGCAGCATGACGGGCGTGAAGGTGACGGGCTTCAGGGCTGCGGCCGGGGTCTCGGCCTTGCCCGTGCGCAGTACGGAGTCGAGCCACAGGACCTTCTGGCTGGTGGCGTCCGACGGGGAGGGGAAGGAGTGCTTGAGTGCGTAGGAGTCGATGTCCTTCCAGGCCTTGTTGATGCGGGCCTGGGTGGTGATGTTGGCCAGCCGCTTGGTTGTGAAGTAGGTCGGGCTGTAGTTGGTGCAGGTGCCGGCCTTCTTGCACTCCTGGTCGATGGGGACGTCGGGCCAGTGGGTCTGGTTGGCCGCGGTGCGGTTGGCCGCGTCACAGACGGCCTGATCGCAGCGTTCGTCCGTGCCGAAGGTGACACGGGCCGCCGGCTCGAGTGTTCCCTTGGCGGCGATCTGCTCGCTCAGCCGCTGCCCGTAGGCGATCTTCTGGACGGTGTTGGCGCGGGTGTATTCCGTGCGGCTGCCGGTGCCGGCGTTCTGGCCGCCGCCGCGTTCGTACCAGTTGGTCTCGGGAGCCCAGGTGTAGGTGGTGAGGTTGCCGTTCGCGTCGACGATGTAGTCGAGGGAGAGGCGCTGCCACATCTGACAGTACGAGGCCTTGCCCTTGGCGCTGTCGTAGCAGGGGTCGCCGCTCTTCGGAGAGTAGACCGGGACGCTGGAGACGGAGTTGGTGGCCGGGTCGGTCTTGTCTCCGCCGGGCAGGTGGTTGACGCCGAAGTAGAAGGCGGTGCCGGAGCTGTCCGTCATCTTCGCGTAGGTGCCGCCCGGAACGCCGTTGGCGGCGTCGGAGAAGAACTCGACCTTGCTTCCGTCGTCCGCGCTCAGGCGCCAGGTGCCGGTGGCCGCGTCGGTGGTGGCGCCGGCTGAGCCCTGGTTGTCACCCCGGACGAGCCGCCCGCTGTGGGAACCCGCGGAGATGACGGCGTTGAATCCGCCCCAGCACAGGTCACCAGAGGTGTCGATGCCGTTCTTGTGGCAGGGTTTGAATGTGCGTTCGATGTAGCCGGGATTGAAGTCCCAGCCCTCTCCTACCCAAGAGGCCTGAGAGTTCGTGGCGGACGTACGGCCGTCCACCGAGGCGGAGTTGTAGCCCAGCTCCACGCTGGGTGTCACGCCGCCCAGGGTGGACGGCGTCTCGATCGGGTAGCCGTAAGTCATTGCGCCGGCGGCCGTGCCGGCGGCCCACCCGGACGACGAGGCCAGCGATGTGGCGGTGTAGGAGCCGCCACCGCCCGAGGGGCCGGTTTCCGCTGCAAGTACGACGCCCTGCGCGGGCGCGGCGGGCGGCGCGGCGGCCGACGAGGCCGCAGAAGACTGTCCGGACTGCTTGGCCGAGGGCGCGAGCACCGAGCGGCCCGGGAGCGGGACGGCCACGTCGGCGTTCACACGGCCGGTGGCCTTGTCGTAGTCCATGGCCACGGGCGTGCGCTCGCGGCACTCGGCGCGCTCGGGTGTGACAGCGGCGCAGGCGGGGAGGGCCACCAACCGGCCGCGGGAAGTGAACTGTCCGTCCGTCGCCGCCTGGAGGGCGGCAACGTCGAGCGAGACCCGAGTGGGGACGGACCCTGTCGTGGCGCCCGGACGCGTGGCTGAGAGCGTGAGCAGCTCGCCGTGGACTCCGGCCCCAGCCGTGGAGCGCGAGTCACCGCGGAAGACCGTGACGGTGACGCCTGCGGCGTCCGTCGTACCCGCGGCCGCTACCCACACCGGCAGGTCGCCTGCGCGGGCGGGAACGCCGGGCCGAGCGGCCGCCAGATCCGCCGTGCCGGTCTGGGCCGGCCGTGCCTCAAGAGCCTGTCCCGGCTTCGGCCGCTCGGGAACGGCAAAGGGAGGCTTGACCTCTCCGGCCGTACGGGCCGGGGATACCTTCAGCGACGCGGTTCTCGGGAGCGGCGTGTGTGGGGGCTTCCAAGCCTTGCTGAAATCGGGCCCGGCTGCTGCTGCCTGCCCAATGGGCACGGAGAGCAGGGATGTCGTCAGGGCAAGAACAATCGGAAAGGTGGCTCGTGTCCGATATTTTTGATTATTTCTACGCATGCCAAGGACTGGCATCGTAACTCCCCCCGGAGTTGGCCAAGATGGCCGTGATCCCTGATGATCAACGACTCAATCGCAGGGAATTTACCTGCAAATATGCTCTAGAGTCGACAAAATCTTGAGATCTGAAAGTGTTTCACATCACGCGGGAGCGGGTCACGGCTTTCTGGCTGAAAATCCCTAGGCCAGGTCGCTGCACTTTCGCAGCCCTGCCGGCCGATCTCGCCCCCTTCTGCACCCTGGGCGTGATGGAGAAGCGTGAGCCCGGCAAGGCGATCCGGTCCCCACCTGAACCCGTGGAGCTTGGTGTGAGCGGGTGGGGCGGCCGTGAAAACTGCATGCTCCACAAGTCGCACGAGAGTATCGCCGTCGGCATAGCTGCCAGATTCCGGGGGGGGATCCTGCCACATGCGGAGCTGTGGACTCACCCAGACCCCTGGACTCACGCAAGGGCGGCTGCGCGGGTGAATGTCCTGCCGTACGGGCTCCATCCGCAAGCGTCTCCCGCGACTCGGCGCGGTTGGGCATGAGGGTCTGCCACCCCATTAGATCAACACGCTTGCACATAAAGCGAGTTCCGATCCATGCGCGTACATCCCTGACACCGCGTCGCGCCTCGGCGTAGCCGGTGCATCCGGCATTCCGCCAGGCCGGTTCGGGCCAATCTGGCTGGTCAGTCAACGTGCGTGCTCAAGATCACCGCACGATTTGACGGTCACATCCGACATAAGGGCAAGAAACCGCAGATCGCACATTGCTGAGTGCGTTTCTTCCTGTCAGAGTTCCTCAGATCTCTGTGCGAAATTGCATGGAGACACACACGCAATGGGGGGCGTAAAGACGTGACCAACAAACCAAGGCCCGGCCCGCGAACCTTGTCGAACTCATCGTTCCCGAGCCAGGCGCGTCAGGGATCACACCGACCGATATCAGCCACCGTGGCGTTGGCCCTTTTCGCGGCTCTGCTGCTGTCGGCGCCCCACGCCGCGCAAGCGGCGACCTCGCAGCCCGGCTCGGGGGCGGCCGGGGATTCCCCCTCGGTACCGGCCCCTGTCGGCCCTGCCGAGAAGGCTCGGGTCGAGGCGGTGCGGACCGGCAAGGACGTTCCTGTGCCCGAGCTCACCACGGAGTACGCCACAACCGTCGTGACTCCGGAAGGCAAGCTGCGTACCGAGCAGAGCCTGTTGCCGGAGCGCACGAAGAGCACACAGGGCAAGTGGCTGACCTTGGACGACGCGCTGATCGTGGGGGCGGACGGCACAGTCGTGCCGAAGGCGTCGAGTTCCGGGCTGACCGTCTCCGGTGGCGGTACGGGTCCCCTGGCCACCATGACCACCGAGGAGGGCAAGCAACTGTCGGTGTCCTCGCCCTTCCCGGGCGCCCTGTCCAAGCCGGTGCTCACCGGCAACGGCGCGCTGTTCCAGAACGTCGCTCCCGACACCGACCTTCAGGTGAACGCCACCAAGTGGGGCGGCTACACCACGGTCGTGATCCTCCGGACCCCAGCCGCGGCCGCGAACCCGGCCGTGCACAACCTGGTCTTCCCCACCACCACCAAGGGCCTGACTCTCTCGAAGAGTGAGGACGGCGGCCTCACAGCCGATGGCGGTGACGGTGCCGCCTTCCGGGCGCCGGCTCCGCTCATGTGGTCCGCCAAGGAACCGCGCCAGCCCAGCAATGGAGGTGCCAAGTTTGCGGCCCTCGACGCCGTCGAGGTATCGGCGGGGCCCTCCGGCCCCAAGCCTGTTCTGAGCAGTGCTCAGGGGCCTGGCATCGGGGCCAGCGTGGCAACCATTCCCGTCACCCGCGCCGAAGTGACCGGCTCCGGTGCTGAGGCCTCCGGAGCCATCGCGCTCGCGCCGAGTCCGGACCTGCTCGACGGCAACAACACCAGCTACCCGATCTACGTGGACCCGTCCTGGTCTCCCGATGCCCGGGGCAAGCAGCACCACGCCTGGGTCGGCTCCGCCTGGCCCGGCACGGGCAACTTCGACCGCACCGGCTCGACCGACCGTGACCACCCGGGCGTCGGCTACCAGGGTTGGGAGACCGCGAAGGGCATCGAGCGCTCCCTGTACGAGTTCGCCGTCAACGGATACGCCGGCGCGACCATCAACTCAGCCACCCTGCGCGTGAGCCAGTACATCTCCGCGGACTGGTCGTGCACGAACAAGTACTCCGTGGATGTCTACCGGGCCCGGGAGTTCGACAGCTCGGTGTCCTGGGATAAGCACGAGATCCGGGAGTGGATCGGCGCCCAGAACGTTCCCGGCAACGGCAACAGCTCCGACTGCTACGGCGACGTCCCCGTGGACTTCAACGTCACGGGTGCGATGCGCGACGCGATCCGCGACACCGGCAAACCGCTCGCCTTCGCCCTGCGCGGACCGGAAGGCACCGGCGACAAGATCGGCTTCAAGCGCTTCTCGTACAACGCGACCCTGAGCACGCAGTACGACTTCCCGCCCCTGCCCCCGGAGAACCCGCGCACCGTCCCGGCCCCGCGCCGCGTCGTGGCCGGTGATACGCAGGCCTGCGGCACCGTGGCCGAGGCACAGTACGGGTGGATCACAACAAGCAACGTCACCCTCGCTTCCACCGTCAAGAGCCCCAACCAGAGTCAGCTCACCGAATGGGTGGACCTCTTCGACATGACCGACCCAGGGACCGCCGATCAGGGCTGGTCCGGCTTCGTGGGAACGGGCAGCGAGGCACGGTACACAACGCCCTACGGCACTCTGAAGGACGGCCACAACTACGCCTGGGCCACCCGCGGCGACGACGGTCTCCTCCGCGGTCCCGCCAGCACCACCTGCCACTTCGCAGTGGACCTCACCCCGCCGGTCATGAAGTTCGAACCGGCGACCGACCTGGCCAAGCAGTTCCCACCGTCGGGTGACGGCCGGGTCACCAAGCTCGGCCTCGGCGACACCGGCATCATCCCTGTCGTCGCCTCTGACGCCAGCCCGGTCGTCCCCTCCGGCGCAAGCCCCGGTACGGTTCTGCGCAAGTCGGGCCTGGCCTGTATCGAGTTCGGCTTCAACCCGCAGCTCACCGACGTGACCCGAAAATGTGACGCCGAGAGCCTCACGGGCATCAGCGTCAAGCCCACGCACTGGGGCACCAACATCGTCTACGCGCGCGTCCTCGACGAAGCCGGCAACGCCTCGCAAACCATGTCCTACGCCTTCTACGTTCCCTGGAAGCCCGGCCCGGCCGCCTTTGGGGACACCAGCGGCGACGGCCGCCCCGACATCCTGCTCCCGGACGACAAGGGCAACCTCATCGCGTACGGCCGCGCCAGCGACGGCACCGCCGCCAGCATGATCCCCAGTCGCACCACCGCCAGCGCCCTCCAGGGGCCGGAAACGAGCGCCGGCACGACCTGGAAGGACTACCGGGTCTCCCACCGCGGCTCCCGCAATCCGGGCCTCAATGCGGACGACCTTTTCGTCCACCAGGACCCGGCGGCCATCGGTGCCATCGGAGGCGAGACGCTCTTCGCCTACGACAACAACCTGGCCAACCCCGGCACCTACAACCTGGGCGCTAAGGAGCCGATCGACAAGCCCATCTGCTTCGTGACGACGTACACCCCGTCCTGTGCCGGGTACACGAGCAAGACCTGGAAGTACTCGAGCCAGATCACCATGACAGGCCCGGCCAAGACCACCCGCCGCACGCCTGATGGCGATGTCACGAACGCCACCGGACTGCTCTCCGTGGAAGCGGGCAAACTCTGGTTCTACCCGATGCAGTCCAACCAGCAGCTGGCCGTGCCCACCCTGGTCGACGCCGGCATCCCCTGGGACGGGAAGGACCTGATCGTTCCCGGGAACGCCCTGCGGATCGGTGCCACCGCTGACGCCGCACCAGCCCTCTGGGTCCGCGACCGGAGCACGGGGGACGTCTTCCAGTACGCGATGACGACTGCCTCGCGCAGCGTGAACCCCGACGACCCCGAAGACCGTGA harbors:
- a CDS encoding ricin-type beta-trefoil lectin domain protein codes for the protein MPELTTEYATTVVTPEGKLRTEQSLLPERTKSTQGKWLTLDDALIVGADGTVVPKASSSGLTVSGGGTGPLATMTTEEGKQLSVSSPFPGALSKPVLTGNGALFQNVAPDTDLQVNATKWGGYTTVVILRTPAAAANPAVHNLVFPTTTKGLTLSKSEDGGLTADGGDGAAFRAPAPLMWSAKEPRQPSNGGAKFAALDAVEVSAGPSGPKPVLSSAQGPGIGASVATIPVTRAEVTGSGAEASGAIALAPSPDLLDGNNTSYPIYVDPSWSPDARGKQHHAWVGSAWPGTGNFDRTGSTDRDHPGVGYQGWETAKGIERSLYEFAVNGYAGATINSATLRVSQYISADWSCTNKYSVDVYRAREFDSSVSWDKHEIREWIGAQNVPGNGNSSDCYGDVPVDFNVTGAMRDAIRDTGKPLAFALRGPEGTGDKIGFKRFSYNATLSTQYDFPPLPPENPRTVPAPRRVVAGDTQACGTVAEAQYGWITTSNVTLASTVKSPNQSQLTEWVDLFDMTDPGTADQGWSGFVGTGSEARYTTPYGTLKDGHNYAWATRGDDGLLRGPASTTCHFAVDLTPPVMKFEPATDLAKQFPPSGDGRVTKLGLGDTGIIPVVASDASPVVPSGASPGTVLRKSGLACIEFGFNPQLTDVTRKCDAESLTGISVKPTHWGTNIVYARVLDEAGNASQTMSYAFYVPWKPGPAAFGDTSGDGRPDILLPDDKGNLIAYGRASDGTAASMIPSRTTASALQGPETSAGTTWKDYRVSHRGSRNPGLNADDLFVHQDPAAIGAIGGETLFAYDNNLANPGTYNLGAKEPIDKPICFVTTYTPSCAGYTSKTWKYSSQITMTGPAKTTRRTPDGDVTNATGLLSVEAGKLWFYPMQSNQQLAVPTLVDAGIPWDGKDLIVPGNALRIGATADAAPALWVRDRSTGDVFQYAMTTASRSVNPDDPEDRDLTLVVTGLAKQPTTRIGANLKAATYPRVGSDGDLNDDGVPDFWAQDSTGTLHSWAGTTNAPVAGIRMVTGLDGEYQVRASGRAPTIEWRLDGNANAIPAMNAGGVANTTTTQDVTYPTDSLGGQNRQVGAFDGTDHSVVTGPSKVVDTRKSFTVSTWAKVNGAADNTIVSQDLAHASSFKLWSDGKDWRFAIAKGDDDGWPYDFNSSVTPANAVDKVKWTQLTATYNATTGAMSLYVNGTLASSGHHAASTSPEPSGQLVLGREKYQSKAANWLSGSIANLSVHQDYVPAVSAAKVPIRFAASPDICMDAPNNNTADGQRLAIWGCNGSPAQQFDINANGSIAINGQCVSANGNQTASGTPVVFSSCKGEGGQQWLPRADGTLYNPQSSMCLDDPWASQTWGTTLMLVTCNGTPAQRWSIPTVTMANLPYSP